One Mus musculus strain C57BL/6J chromosome Y, GRCm38.p6 C57BL/6J DNA segment encodes these proteins:
- the Gm21530 gene encoding Y-linked testis-specific protein 1-like: MTSLKKKSRRKPSSQALGNIVGCRISHGWKEGNEPVTHWKAIILGQLPTNPSLYLVKYDGIDSVYGQELHSDERILNLKVLPHKVVFPQVRDVHLAGALVGREVQHKFEGKDGSEDNWSGMVLAQVPFLQDYFYISYKKDPVLYVYQLLDDYKEGNLHIIPETPLAEARSGDNNDFLIGSWVQYTRDDGSKKFGKVVYKVLANSTVYFIKFLGDLHIYVYTLVSNITKIKKNHKVQKSKLIGLKKMFIFLCWVPMGL, from the coding sequence atgacatcactcaagaagaagagtaggaggaagccttcttcccaggccctggggaatattgttggctgcagaatttctcacgggtggaaggaaggtaatgagcctgtcacccattggaaggccatcattctaggtcaactgccaacaaacccttctctttatttggtgaagtatgacggaattgacagtgtctacggacaggagctccacagcgatgagaggattttaaatcttaaggtcttgcctcacaaagtagtttttcctcaggtgagggatgtccacctcgcaggcgcactggttggcagagaggtacaacacaaatttgaggggaaagatggctctgaggacaactggagtgggatggtgctagcccaggtgccattcttacaggactatttttacatttcctacaagaaggatccggtcctctacgtctatcagctcctggatgactacaaggaaggtaacctccacatcattccagagacccctctggctgaggcgagatcaggtgataacaatgacttcttaataggttcctgggtgcagtacaccagagatgatggatccaaaaagttcggaaaggttgtttacaaagttctagccaattctactgtgtactttatcaaatttctcggtgacctacatatctatgtctatactctggtgtcaaatatcactaaaattaaaaaaaatcacaaagtacagaaaagtaaacttataggattgaaaaaaatgtttattttcctgtgttgggtacctatgggtctttga